From Motacilla alba alba isolate MOTALB_02 chromosome 20, Motacilla_alba_V1.0_pri, whole genome shotgun sequence, the proteins below share one genomic window:
- the FNDC11 gene encoding fibronectin type III domain-containing protein 11 — protein sequence MAKVLHETETTPDSTPPREEQDDNASMKQYLRNKNLVLDFLRSDLNPHHLQYHWNKVHLLKKCYFYLKFEPRHVCVRDQNNMMIFADILQIANPCQLQKIKKVGRKQTEIQLALLTELLEQLERGREELSRYVQICDVEAFLSQWDLNIKRVLKLSMFFNKLISLEEPRKLHVKHSLVSQIHLGGALHPPITFSLYTKKPPIFDRIESFACQTWAQLKWFTESQESHLERWQLEIKLVTDDSQTEPGYGRTQEVISNPCVINHLLPGRLYEFKVRRSDTHTLVYSQWHDCIILKTKTHPAEDAKEAPSRSLMRRLTRPTPPV from the coding sequence ATGGCTAAGGTTTTGCATGAGACTGAAACCACTCCGGACAGTACCCCACCCAGAGAAGAACAGGATGACAATGCCAGCATGAAGCAGTACCTGAGAAACAAAAACCTTGTTCTGGATTTCCTGCGCTCTGACTTGAATCCCCACCACCTCCAGTACCACTGGAACAAAGTTCATCTTCTGAAGAAGTGTTACTTTTACTTGAAGTTTGAGCCCAGACACGTGTGCGTGAGAGACCAGAACAATATGATGATTTTTGCTGACATCTTACAAATAGCAAACCCCTGCCAACTCCAGAAGATCAAGAAGGTGGGaagaaaacagactgaaatccagctggcacTTTTAACTGAGCTGTTGGAACAGCTGGAACGAGGTCGGGAGGAGCTGAGCCGTTACGTACAGATCTGTGACGTAGAAGCTTTCCTCTCCCAGTGGGACTTGAATATAAAGAGAGTGCTCAAGCTCTCCATGTTTTTCAATAAGCTCATTTCCTTGGAAGAGCCAAGGAAGCTCCACGTCAAGCACAGCTTGGTGTCACAGATACATCTCGGAGGCGCTCTACACCCTCCCATTACTTTTTCTCTCTACACGAAGAAGCCGCCGATTTTTGATCGGATAGAGTCGTTCGCGTGCCAGACCTGGGCCCAGCTCAAGTGGTTCACTGAAAGCCAGGAGTCGCACCTGGAACGATGGCAGCTGGAGATCAAGCTAGTGACAGACGACAGTCAGACGGAACCAGGATACGGTCGGACCCAGGAAGTCATCTCTAACCCGTGTGTAATCAACCACCTGCTGCCTGGCAGGTTGTACGAGTTCAAAGTGAGGAGATCCGACACTCACACGCTCGTCTACTCGCAGTGGCACGACTGCATTATATTGAAGACAAAAACTCACCCTGCTGAAGACGCCAAGGAAGCCCCCAGCCGCAGCCTGATGAGGCGGCTCACGAGACCGACTCCCCCAGTTTAA